Proteins encoded together in one Lathyrus oleraceus cultivar Zhongwan6 chromosome 5, CAAS_Psat_ZW6_1.0, whole genome shotgun sequence window:
- the LOC127084354 gene encoding metal tolerance protein 4 gives MDMNSGSDPTRPLLSKNDRNSTEHDGRRPRIPRRNSVNSLRSAFMSMLPDKVRSNIDSESPFDVDLSKATALSQGVKDYYEKQIATLKSFEEVDAVVESDGIIEEDKEELAQQERAMKISNYANIVLLILKVYATVRSGSIAIAASTLDSLLDLMSGGILWYTHLAMKNINIYQYPIGKLRVQPVGIIVFAAIMATLGFQVLVTALEQLIKNSPSEKMTGEQLIWLYSIMIFATVVKLILWLYCRSSGNQIVRTYADDHHFDVVTNVVGLVAAILGDKFYWWIDPVGAILLAIYTITNWSRTVMENAVSLVGQSASPEFLQKLTYLVIRHPGIKRVDTVRAYTFGVLYFVEVDIELPEDLPLKESHAIGETLQIKLEKLSEVERAFVHLDFECDHKPEHSILSKLPNN, from the exons ATGGACATGAATTCGGGTTCGGATCCCACGCGCCCGCTTTTGTCCAAAAATGACCGGAACTCCACCGAACACGACGGCCGGAGGCCCCGAATCCCTCGCCGGAACTCCGTTAACTCTCTCAGATCCGCTTTCATGTCCATGCTTCCTGATAAGGTCCGTTCTAACATTGACTCAGAGTCTCCTTTCGATGTTGATCTCTCCAAAGCCACCGCTTTAAGCCAag GAGTGAAAGATTACTACGAAAAACAAATCGCTACTCTGAAATCATTTGAGGAAGTGGATGCGGTGGTGGAATCTGACGGCATTATTGAGGAAGATAAAGAAGAACTGGCTCAACAAGAAAGAGCAATGAAGATTTCAAATTATGCAAATATAGTTTTGTTGATATTGAAG GTTTATGCGACGGTAAGGAGTGGGTCAATAGCTATTGCAGCATCAACTTTGGATTCTCTGCTTGATCTAATGTCTGGTGGAATACTTTGGTACACTCACTTAGCAATGAAGAACATAAATATCTACCAGTATCCCATTGGAAAGCTGAGGGTTCAGCCGGTAGGCATAATTGTTTTCGCCGCTATCATGGCCACACTTG GATTTCAGGTGCTGGTTACGGCCTTAGAACAACTAATAAAAAACAGTCCTAGTGAAAAGATGACGGGGGAACAGTTAATATGGTTGTATTCTATCATGATATTTGCAACTGTGGTGAAGCTTATACTTTGGCTTTACTGCAGAAGCTCGGGTAACCAGATTGTTCGTACCTATGCGGAT GATCACCACTTTGATGTGGTAACAAATGTAGTTGGGTTAGTTGCGGCTATTCTTGGTGATAAGTTTTATTGGTGGATTGATCCGGTTGGAGCTATTTTACTTGCAATTTACACTATTACCAATTGGTCTCGCACTGTCATGGAAAATGCAG TTTCACTGGTGGGACAATCTGCGTCTCCTGAATTTTTGCAGAAGTTAACATATCTCGTTATAAGGCACCCTGGAATTAAACGCGTTGACACTGTCCGCGCATATACATTTGGTGTTTTATATTTTGTGGAG GTAGACATTGAACTTCCAGAAGATCTACCCTTAAAAGAATCACATGCTATTGGGGAGACTCTACAGATAAAGCTTGAGAAACTTTCAGAAGTTGAGCGAGCATTTGTTCATCTGGACTTTGAGTGTGATCACAAACCAGAGCACTCAATTCTCAGTAAACTACCCAACAATTAG